From a single Toxoplasma gondii ME49 chromosome II, whole genome shotgun sequence genomic region:
- a CDS encoding ubiquitin carboxyl-terminal hydrolase (encoded by transcript TGME49_221610), producing MSRRSKEFIAENKQETTETRVAASSHPRSSGPVSSPDPSSSGWSRGPSAAVYTPPQGGTQGRAAQKSEPNRISMASAAVSSCRETGASARGESKAKESGVSTLYSRAGCDFAMHATYMEPVSPFAASSETQRVRQRPEGESKPSSPTRVERGDGGVSREGEEETRQETQTEEEKEQRGVAKDEGRREHEEEDAQMTPPDTPCVLSAIQGLLQTSQGERMSSFFVEDVQAFPDLSLKLTGGDLPSFAQRGLVNTHNNCYMNAVVQALLPVLLPLWPQLLSPLYWARKIGQGSDSQPQSAASLSLWGSLAEAVRVFLEFKKSSSVARPGDVARIFQHVVSGQSGGVMAEAGLVWGQQADASEFLLFLINGLHDECKWMRGHGDGFADSSGAQNGDGGFVEIGKKNKKIKPRVIGSDEDSLVYRLFGGSLRECSVDPRTGSKLSERKEFFLFVSCSVLPHLRTLEAVLDAHFADQEVELAEAGPKASGADEKTLRANRRGTGGTGEGRKRGAEAERRPRCRLQTRIESPPPILVIVLQRFSYDREKQRARKVSHPVTLSERLVLRPSWCVNSSREGLQKPEGVSAADSKNTKSSTRGCTFPLEAETAKRERHEQTCHLGVEERTYELSGVISHKGVLMNRGHYTAASRLPVSLAATAGKRQGGACREHNRKDILSNVKGGDWVTAAKGGLRGEALKREAQTDVERPRGGEEQSESETEKERRAVAQEKPEEEETVWILSDDMSCSVRSFDAVQNMEGHYVLIFVNRRWQVSSDPRRAFERARMFQTQHKMTTKTGDED from the exons ATGTCACGTCGAAGCAAGGAGTTCATCGCGGAAAACAAACAAGAGACCACAGAGACACGTGTCGCTGCCTCCTCCCACCCTCGCTCGTCAgggcctgtctcctctccggaTCCATCTTCTTCGGGCTGGTCGCGGGGCCCGAGTGCTGCTGTATATACACCCCCTCAGG GAGGGACTCAAGGTCGTGCCGCACAAAAGTCGGAGCCCAATCGCATTTCGATGGCATCTGCtgccgtctcttcctgtcgAGAAACAGGGGCATCCGCGCGCGGCGAGAGCAAGGCAAAGGAGTCGGGTGTCAGTACACTGTACTCCAGGGCAGGGTGCGATTTCGCGATGCATGCGACCTACATGGAACccgtgtctccgttcgctgCTTCGTCGGAGACACAGCGGGTGCGGCAGAGACCGGAGGGCGAGTCAAAGCCTTCATCACCTACAAGAGTTGAAAGGGGAGACGGAGGGGTGtcaagagaaggcgaggaagagactcgacaggagacacagacagaagaagaaaaggaacaacGGGGCGTGGCCAAggacgaaggaagacgcgaacatgaagaggaagatgccCAGATGACGCCGCCGGACACCCCTTGCGTGCTCAGCGCAATTCAGGGCCTTCTGCAGACTTCG CAAGGCGAGCGTATGTCAAGTTTTTTCGTCGAAGACGTGCAGGCATTCCCCGACCTTAGTCTAAAG CTGACAGGAGGAGACCTTCCTTCGTTTGCTCAACGGGGTCTAGTCAACACACACAACAACTGTTACATGAACGCCGTCGTTCaagctcttcttcctgttctcctccCACTGTGGCCGCaacttctctcgcctctgtaTTGGGCTCGAAAGATCGGGCAAGGGTCGGACTCTCAGCCTCAGAGCgccgcttcgctctcgctgtGGGGCAGTCTCGCCGAAGCTGTACGGGTGTTTCTCGAATTCAAGAAATCCTCGTCTGTTGCTCGCCCTGGCGATGTGGCTCGCATTTTCCAGCATGTTGTGTCTGGACAGTCCGGAGGGGTCATGGCTGAAGCCGGGCTTGTCTGGGGACAGCAGGCAGACGCGTCGGaattccttcttttccttaTCAATGGGCTCCACGACGAATGCAAATGGATG AGAGGCCACGGGGACGGTTTCGCTGACTCATCGGGAGCGCAAAATGGCGATGGCGGTTTCGTTGAGATCGgcaagaagaacaagaaaattAAACCTCGAGTCATCGGAAGCGACGAGGACTCACTCGTGTACCG GCTGTTTGGTGGTTCGTTGAGAGAGTGTTCCGTCGACCCTCGAACGGGGTCGAAGCTTAGCGAGCGGAAGGAGTTCTTCCTTTTTGTCTCCTGCTCGGTTCTTCCACATTTGCGAACTCTCGAGGCGGTCCTGGATGCACACTTCGCGGACCAAGAGGTGGAGCTCGCAGAAGCAGGCCCGAAGGCCAGTGGGGCTGACGAGAAGACTCTGAGGGCCAATCGGCGTGGCACGGGCGGTACCGGGGAGGGCCGAAAACGGGGTGctgaggcagagaggcggccgCGATGTCGCCTGCAGACGCGCATTGAGTCTCCGCCTCCGATCCTCGTCATCGTGCTCCAGCGGTTCTCCTACGatcgagagaagcagcgagcgCGGAAGGTGTCGCACCCCGTGACGCTGTCTGAACGGCTCGTTCTGCGGCCTTCCTGGTGCGTGAATTCCTCGCGCGAGGGCCTGCAGAAGCCTGAAGGCGTCTCTGCGGCCGACAGCAAAAACACCAAGAGCAGCACTCGGGGGTGCACTTTCCCGTTGGAAGCCGAGACGGCGAAGCGTGAGAGACACGAACAAACATGCCATCTGggagtcgaggagagaacgtACGAGCTGTCCGGTGTCATCTCTCACAAAGGCGTTCTCATGAACAGGGGCCACTACACTGCAGCCAGTCGCCTACCGGTCTCCCTAGCCGCAACAGCTGGAAAGAGGCAAGGCGGCGCGTGTCGTGAGCACAACAGAAAAGACATTCTCTCGAACGTCAAGGGCGGCGACTGGGTGACGGCAGCAAAGGGCGGCTTGCGAGGCGAGGCGTTGAAAAGGGAGGCGCAGACAGATGTGGAGAGGCCGcgtggaggagaagagcaaTCCGAATCCGAGaccgaaaaagagagacgcgcggtTGCGCAAGAGAAgccggaggaagaagagacagtgtGGATCCTCTCCGATGATATGTCATGCTCTGTGAGGTCGTTCGACGCTGTACAGAACATGGAAGGACACTACGTCCTCATTTTCGTCAACCGGCGATGGCAAGTAAGCAGCGACCCAAGGCGAGCCTTTGAACGAGCTCGCATGTTCCAGACCCAGCATAAAatgacgacgaagacaggcgacgaagactgA
- a CDS encoding hypothetical protein (encoded by transcript TGME49_221600): MLPSTGCSRLSISHCVSCHAHVRTFSVHTSAATTLNSAAEQPFYSHCGNPAPQVQLQFAFGVEKGVSASPSGAASVLPNSRSFRTVHPPRNPHSFYSGRVSRSASSFAGERCFSFPPSWGLQPLPPDVLLSGVYTAARSHTLRAPWLAAGGRSALRGNAGGRVNREELLAKETVPSNSTGDEGCEDADGRTEPFLFRDKTGNGRQKWTGEQGDSTDRDEGTPWWQGDSDSPLPTQSRVDRILQATPSRPTPPLSPSSLPSDSPPSSSSVSSSRSLHAAFASRPRNFPTSFSDPAVGHSVAPSCQSTLEEDDEALLQRLLLEHGIIDPRRDSLASSASSDTGKLSLSVTGEVSGRETSCGPFVERATPLMPLEAPESVAEAVGGHQRVPIDPRKSREQLDEEVEAAIAHFVPAKYKQPANVAPRTPSDTDEIARSPSVGATAATGGEKEQPALSAVESSSTFDAHASGEATLGLREEIQGRDAADPENDGDDDFGGASESGQADSTQSMRGAADDCRGLVTFYGGGEEGDACPERAEYMEDEAFAQNVLGVVSRPRVSGHLAAAPRRRSETALDKSSGSERAREDERESESDEELTPAQRFYRDNRELLLKRAQAYYHEKQQKLARQSDGLSDAAGVVDDDETEAVDDEWAFFREPVVRPAKDHLWGVGWQQPAESSETGQRRAKTVELQSGRMPTVEEFVTILQQEHMEDIRVIDLEACGRRDVARFAIIGTGRTPAHCRRVGRLLSRLIVELQVPFLSRAAYCHSNRDDDWVIARCAHIHLHLMTRTVRSQYRLEDLWLLPHEHFGPETFPGYFDCSYSHPPPYLLAARDAAFSAASSRDLKAYESLMENQDYPDASVHFQIDAPAPPPPDDAKPKTSDETFSALDVERLAPHKE; this comes from the exons ATGCTGCCGTCAACTGGCTGCTCTCGGCTGTCTATTAGCCACTGCGTGTCGTGTCACGCTCACGTGCGGACCTTCTCTGTACACACTAGCGCGGCTACCACGCTAAACAGTGCTGCGGAACAACCTTTTTATTCACACTGTGGCAACCCCGCTCCTCAAGTCCAGCTTCAGTTCGCTTTCGGCGTCGAGAAAGGCGTCTCCGCGTCGCCCTCTggcgctgcttctgtcttACCCAACTCCCGCTCTTTCCGCACTGTACATCCACCCCGGAATCCCCATTCATTCTATTCCGGCCGGGTATCAcgttcagcttcttcttttgctggGGAAAgatgtttttcctttcctccttcgtGGGGCCTTCAGCCTCTCCCCCCCGACGTCCTGCTTTCCGGTGTTTATACAGCGGCGAGATCTCACACGCTCAGAGCGCCGTGGCTAGCTGCTGGCGGCAGGTCGGCGCTTCGAGGAAACGCCGGAGGGAGAGTGAACCGTGAGGAGTTGCTCGCGAAGGAAACCGTTCCCAGCAACTCAACAGGGGATGAGGGCTGTGAGGACGCCGACGGAAGGACtgagccttttcttttccgcgaCAAGACTGGCAACGGAAGGCAGAAGTGGACAGGAGAGCAGGGCGATTCAACAGACAGAGATGAGGGTACACCGTGGTGGCAAGGAGATTCCGACTCCCCGTTGCCGACACAGAGCAGGGTCGACCGCATTCTGCAGGCGACACCTTCCAGGCCGACCCCGCCTCTCTCACCATCTTCGTTGCCTTCGGATTCTCCTCcatcttcgtcctctgtttCATCTTCGCGTTCGCTTCATGCTGCGTTTGCGTCGCGCCCTCGCAACTTCCCCACGAGTTTCTCAGACCCTGCTGTAGGACACAGTGTGGCGCCGAGCTGCCAGTCGACTttagaagaagacgacgaagctcTTCTCCAGCGTTTGCTTCTTGAACACGGAATCATCGACCCCCGACGCGACAGTCTGGCGTCTTCGGCCTCGAGTGACACTGGGAaattgtctctctctgtgacgGGAGAGGTCAGTGGGCGAGAGACCAGCTGCGGCCCATTTGTCGAACGCGCTACACCATTGATGCCCCTGGAGGCGCCTGAGTCTGTTGCTGAGGCTGTAGGAGGCCACCAGCGCGTTCCGATAGATCCTCGGAAGAGCCGAGAACAACTCGATGAAGAGGTGGAAGCTGCGATTGCTCACTTTGTCCCAGCAAAGTACAAGCAACCGGCGAATGTGGCGCCTAGAACACCGTCCGACACAGACGAGATAGCTCGGAGCCCGAGTGTGGGGGCGACTGCCGCCAcagggggagagaaagagcagccAGCGTTGAGTGCTGTTGAATCCTCCAGCACGTTTGACGCGCACGCGAGCGGCGAAGCAACTCTCGGACTGCGAGAGGAGATCCAAGGCAGGGACGCGGCTGACCCCGagaacgacggagacgaTGATTTTGGCGGTGCGTCGGAGAGTGGACAAGCGGACTCGACACAGAGCATGCGCGGCGCGGCAGACGACTGCAGGGGCCTGGTCACCTTTTACGGaggaggggaggaaggagacgcatgcCCTGAACGAGCAGAATACATGGAAGATGAAGCCTTTGCACAAAACGTGCTGGGTGTTGTGAGTCGGCCGCGGGTGTCTGGACACCTGGCCGCGGCCCCGCGTCGGCGTTCGGAGACGGCACTGGACAAGAGCAGCGGTTCGGAACGCGCtagagaagacgaacgagagtCTGAGAGTGACGAAGAGTTAACACCTGCTCAACGCTTCTATCGGGACAACCGCGAGCTTCTTCTCAAGCGAGCGCAGGCGTACTACcacgagaagcagcagaaactGGCACGGCAATCAGACGGACTTTCCGATGCTGCGGGTGTCGTGGACgacgacgagacagaagccgtTGATGACGAATGGGCGTTTTTTCGGGAGCCCGTCGTGAGACCGGCAAAAGACCACCTCTGGGGGGTTGGTTGGCAGCAACCGGCTGAAAGCTCTGAGACGGGACAAAGGAGAGC CAAAACCGTCGAGCTGCAGAGCGGCAGGATGCCGACTGTGGAAGAATTTGTAACTATTCTCCAGCAg GAACACATGGAGGATATCCGAGTCATCGACCTGGAAGCgtgcgggagaagagacgtcgCCCGATTTGCCATCATCGGAACCGGCCGAACTCCAGCGCACTGCAG aAGGGTAGGCCGTCTGCTGAGTCGACTGATAGTGGAGCTACAAgtcccctttctctcgcgagctGCGTACTGCCACAGCAACCGAGACGACGACTGGGTAATTGCCCGGTGTGCACACATTCACCTACACCTGATGACGAGGACTGTGCGAAGCCAGTACAG ACTGGAAGATCTgtggcttcttcctcatgaGCACTTCGGCCCTGAAACGTTTCCTGGGTACTTCGACTGTTCATACTCTCATCCACCGCCTTACCTTCTGGCCGCTCGCGATGCGGCATTTTCAGCGGCTTCCTCCCGAGATTTGAAGGCATACGAGAGTCTCATGGAAAACCAAGACTACCCTGATGCCTCAGTACACTTCCAGATTGATGCCCCAGCACCACCACCACCAGATGATGCGAAGCCCAAAACCAGTGATGAAACGTTCTCAGCCTTGGATGTGGAACGGCTGGCACCGCACAAGGAATAA